Proteins from a single region of Dyadobacter fanqingshengii:
- a CDS encoding glycosyltransferase family 2 protein, producing MKEKLAIVIPAYKADFLRDALESIASQTSQEFHLYIGDDNSPQDLYSIVRSFEGRIKMTYKKFEANLGGQDLVAHWDRCIALTDNEEWIWLFSDDDVMGADCVETFLAGLSQNEGTDLFHFNIKVINRYGQLVKTCNPFPQRMAVNDFFSKRIQYQVNSTVVEYIFSRKKYVESGFVNFDLAWCSDDATWIEFGREGGIVTLAGPTVYFRESGINISSDLKDRSVVLRKINSSVAYIHWVKEFFKGNGITDLTSDFTKLKWISSTLFLSKAFSIEEKKSLIMDVMHELDYIKFVKPVKAYMYYLSLKSFMITLRKQKLNKPAASRLITAN from the coding sequence ATGAAAGAGAAATTAGCGATTGTCATTCCAGCTTACAAAGCCGACTTTTTACGCGATGCGCTCGAATCAATCGCAAGCCAGACCAGTCAGGAATTTCACTTATATATAGGAGATGACAACAGTCCGCAGGACCTGTATAGCATTGTGCGCAGCTTCGAGGGGCGGATAAAAATGACTTACAAAAAGTTTGAAGCCAATCTGGGCGGCCAGGACTTGGTTGCACATTGGGACAGATGCATTGCCTTGACCGACAATGAAGAATGGATATGGCTGTTTTCAGATGATGATGTGATGGGCGCCGATTGTGTGGAAACATTCCTGGCAGGTTTGAGCCAAAATGAAGGCACCGACCTTTTTCATTTCAACATTAAAGTAATCAACCGCTACGGCCAACTGGTAAAAACCTGTAACCCGTTTCCACAGCGCATGGCTGTCAACGATTTCTTTTCCAAAAGGATTCAATATCAAGTTAATAGCACTGTTGTTGAGTATATATTTTCCAGAAAAAAGTATGTTGAGTCTGGCTTTGTCAATTTCGATCTTGCCTGGTGCTCCGATGACGCAACCTGGATAGAATTTGGCCGTGAAGGTGGAATTGTTACCTTGGCTGGGCCAACCGTGTATTTCCGGGAAAGCGGCATCAATATTTCCTCGGATTTGAAAGACCGCAGCGTTGTGCTTCGCAAGATCAATTCGAGTGTTGCGTATATACATTGGGTTAAGGAGTTTTTCAAGGGCAACGGAATTACGGACCTGACTTCGGACTTTACCAAACTGAAATGGATCAGCTCAACACTTTTTCTTTCCAAGGCATTTTCAATAGAAGAGAAAAAATCACTCATCATGGATGTAATGCATGAATTGGACTATATCAAATTCGTGAAGCCGGTAAAGGCATATATGTATTATTTGTCTTTAAAATCATTCATGATCACGCTAAGAAAACAAAAATTAAATAAGCCTGCAGCCAGCAGACTTATAACCGCAAATTAA